A genomic window from Polaribacter gangjinensis includes:
- a CDS encoding membrane or secreted protein, with amino-acid sequence MKLLLLTLGLLGLGVAGIAIKIWAKKDGKFAGTCASQNPMLNKNGEACGFCGKTPDQFDTCSEPQHK; translated from the coding sequence ATGAAATTATTATTACTTACTTTAGGTTTATTAGGTTTGGGTGTTGCAGGAATTGCCATAAAAATTTGGGCAAAAAAAGATGGTAAATTTGCAGGAACTTGCGCAAGCCAAAATCCGATGTTGAATAAAAACGGAGAGGCATGTGGATTTTGTGGAAAAACTCCTGATCAATTTGATACTTGTAGCGAACCTCAACATAAATAA